The proteins below come from a single Deltaproteobacteria bacterium genomic window:
- a CDS encoding N-acetyltransferase → MSTDLAVEIRRAERRDLARIVEIYNHYVETTAITFDVKPYTEAEREPWLAQFAASGRHQLFVAERAGRVIGYASSMQYRPKAAYETSVEVTIYVDAAERARGIGPRMYAALFDALRGEDVHRLLAGITLPNDASVRMHERLGFALVARYSEVGRKHGRYWDVGWWQRAL, encoded by the coding sequence ATGAGCACGGACCTCGCAGTCGAGATTCGCCGCGCGGAGCGCCGAGACCTCGCGCGCATCGTCGAGATCTACAACCACTACGTCGAGACGACGGCGATCACCTTCGACGTGAAGCCGTACACGGAAGCCGAGCGTGAGCCCTGGCTCGCGCAGTTCGCGGCGAGCGGGCGGCACCAGTTGTTCGTCGCCGAGCGTGCGGGCCGCGTGATCGGCTACGCGAGCTCGATGCAGTACCGCCCGAAGGCCGCATACGAGACGAGCGTCGAGGTCACGATCTACGTCGACGCTGCCGAACGCGCGCGCGGCATCGGCCCGCGCATGTACGCCGCGCTCTTCGACGCGCTGCGCGGCGAAGACGTGCACCGCCTGCTCGCAGGCATCACGCTGCCCAACGACGCCTCGGTGCGCATGCACGAGCGCCTCGGCTTCGCGCTGGTCGCCCGCTACAGCGAGGTAGGCCGCAAGCACGGGCGCTACTGGGACGTCGGGTGGTGGCAGCGGGCGCTCTGA
- a CDS encoding XdhC family protein, whose protein sequence is MRELRDILAAYEQLAARGERGVLASVAGVAGSTYRRAGARMLVLADDTMVGLISGGCLEGDLLEHARAVRETGTPKLVQYDHRGQDDIVWGLGLGCAGAVDVWLERVDATQPGPLAQLGAWSEARTSGAIATALDGARAGQRRTLDAQAGLLGTLAVAEVDAALENALASGHGRRFTSASGESIWLEMARAPVRLALFGAGPDAIPLSRIARELGWDVVVSDHRAAYAVAERFPGADVRHVEVAQSVVRAAVDARTHAIVMTHHYLHDRAILAALLATPAPYIAVLGPKQRTHDLLAEIAATGPRVGDDERARVFGPAGLDIGADAPEEIALSICAEVQAFASGRSGGALRERKGPIHEPAA, encoded by the coding sequence GTGAGAGAGCTGCGCGACATCTTGGCGGCCTACGAGCAGCTCGCGGCGCGCGGCGAACGCGGCGTGCTCGCGAGCGTCGCGGGCGTTGCGGGCTCGACCTACCGGCGCGCGGGCGCGCGCATGCTCGTGCTCGCGGACGACACGATGGTCGGCCTGATCAGCGGCGGCTGCCTCGAGGGCGATCTGCTCGAGCACGCGCGCGCGGTGCGCGAGACCGGTACGCCGAAGCTCGTGCAGTACGACCACCGCGGGCAGGACGACATCGTGTGGGGCCTCGGGCTCGGCTGCGCCGGCGCCGTGGACGTGTGGCTCGAGCGCGTCGACGCCACGCAGCCAGGCCCGCTCGCACAGCTCGGCGCGTGGAGCGAGGCGCGCACCAGCGGCGCGATCGCGACGGCTCTCGATGGCGCGCGCGCGGGCCAGCGCCGCACGCTCGACGCGCAGGCAGGCTTGTTAGGGACGCTCGCGGTCGCCGAGGTCGACGCCGCGCTCGAAAACGCGCTCGCGAGCGGCCACGGGCGGCGCTTCACGAGCGCGAGCGGTGAGTCGATCTGGCTCGAGATGGCGCGCGCCCCGGTGCGCCTCGCGCTGTTCGGCGCCGGCCCCGATGCGATTCCGCTGTCGCGCATCGCGCGCGAGCTCGGCTGGGACGTGGTGGTGAGCGACCACCGTGCGGCCTACGCGGTCGCCGAGCGCTTCCCCGGCGCCGACGTGCGCCACGTCGAGGTGGCGCAGTCGGTCGTGCGCGCCGCTGTCGATGCGCGCACGCACGCGATCGTGATGACGCACCACTACCTGCACGACCGCGCGATCCTCGCCGCGCTGCTCGCGACGCCCGCGCCGTACATCGCGGTGCTCGGCCCGAAGCAGCGCACGCACGACCTGCTCGCCGAGATCGCCGCGACCGGCCCGCGCGTGGGCGACGACGAGCGCGCGCGCGTGTTCGGCCCCGCCGGCCTCGACATCGGCGCCGACGCGCCCGAGGAGATCGCGCTCTCGATCTGCGCCGAAGTGCAGGCCTTCGCGAGCGGCCGCAGCGGCGGCGCCCTGCGCGAGCGCAAAGGCCCGATCCACGAGCCCGCGGCGTAG
- a CDS encoding nucleotidyltransferase family protein: protein MPVTAVLLAAGGSRRLGEPKQLLRLAGQTLIRRAALAALGSRVGRVLVVTGARAAEVEAALTGLAVECVGCERWEAGLAASLRTGVEAALARGDESVLVMLADQPAVDAALLDALIAQHAAGAEIAACEYGGEPGVPALFSPPYARKLLALEGDRGAKALLVRERAHRALVPFPDGALDVDTRDDWERARRILEARAADRA, encoded by the coding sequence ATGCCCGTAACCGCGGTGCTTCTCGCTGCCGGCGGCTCGCGGCGCCTCGGCGAGCCCAAGCAGCTGCTGCGGCTCGCGGGCCAGACGCTCATTCGACGCGCAGCGCTTGCGGCGCTGGGCTCGCGCGTAGGGCGCGTGCTCGTCGTGACTGGTGCGCGCGCCGCCGAGGTGGAAGCGGCGCTCACCGGGCTCGCGGTGGAGTGCGTGGGCTGCGAGCGCTGGGAGGCGGGGCTCGCCGCTTCGCTGCGCACGGGCGTCGAGGCCGCGCTCGCACGCGGCGACGAGAGCGTGCTCGTGATGCTCGCGGATCAGCCCGCAGTCGATGCTGCGCTGCTCGACGCGTTGATTGCGCAGCACGCCGCGGGCGCCGAGATCGCGGCGTGCGAGTACGGCGGTGAGCCCGGCGTGCCCGCGCTGTTCTCGCCGCCCTATGCGCGCAAGCTGCTCGCGCTCGAGGGCGACCGCGGGGCAAAGGCGCTGCTCGTGCGCGAACGCGCCCACCGCGCGCTCGTGCCGTTCCCGGACGGCGCGCTCGACGTCGACACGCGCGACGACTGGGAGCGCGCGCGGCGGATTCTCGAAGCGCGAGCCGCGGATCGCGCGTGA
- a CDS encoding DUF1992 domain-containing protein → MTQRKSWDLSFDSWIDAQIREAKSRGLFDELSGAGKPQTNLRDAEDPMWWAKQFLRRKEVSYLPPAIEVKVRAQKLREVLAGFPSERAVREAVDALNADIRRVNRTATDGPMTTQAPLDVEELVTRWSAARSEASGAAAPGSATLHLEAREGDGSTRAKRRALFEIKPTKR, encoded by the coding sequence ATGACGCAGCGCAAGTCCTGGGATCTCTCGTTCGACTCGTGGATCGACGCGCAGATCCGCGAGGCGAAGTCGCGCGGGCTGTTCGACGAGTTATCGGGCGCGGGCAAGCCGCAGACGAATCTGCGCGACGCCGAAGACCCGATGTGGTGGGCGAAGCAGTTCTTGCGTCGCAAAGAGGTGTCGTATCTACCGCCGGCGATCGAGGTGAAGGTGCGCGCGCAGAAACTGCGCGAGGTGCTCGCGGGCTTCCCGAGCGAGCGCGCCGTGCGCGAGGCGGTGGACGCGCTGAACGCCGACATTCGCCGCGTGAACCGCACCGCGACCGACGGGCCGATGACGACGCAAGCGCCGCTCGACGTCGAGGAGCTCGTGACGCGCTGGAGCGCAGCGCGCTCGGAAGCGAGCGGTGCCGCGGCGCCGGGCAGCGCCACGCTTCATCTCGAAGCGCGCGAGGGCGACGGCAGCACGCGCGCGAAGCGCCGCGCACTCTTCGAGATCAAGCCCACGAAGCGATGA
- a CDS encoding 2-hydroxychromene-2-carboxylate isomerase, translating to MAKLEFFFDCSSPWTYLAFHKIEGVARAHAAQLVWRPILVGGVFNTVNDTVYAAREKPNPRKAKYSSKDLQDWARLYGLTIAWPKVFPVNSVKAMRAAIALEERGKLPAWSRACFESYWGRGEDLSQDAVLEAIAKQQGLDASWLFARIAAPEIKEQLRKNTDELIARGGFGSPTMYVNESDMFFGNDRLPLVEAALKRAG from the coding sequence ATGGCGAAGCTCGAGTTCTTTTTCGACTGCAGCAGCCCGTGGACGTACCTCGCGTTCCACAAGATCGAGGGCGTCGCACGCGCGCACGCAGCGCAGCTCGTGTGGCGGCCGATCCTCGTGGGCGGCGTCTTCAACACGGTGAACGACACGGTCTACGCCGCGCGCGAGAAGCCGAACCCGCGCAAGGCGAAGTACAGCTCGAAGGACCTCCAAGACTGGGCGCGCCTCTACGGCCTGACGATCGCTTGGCCCAAGGTGTTCCCGGTGAACAGCGTGAAGGCGATGCGCGCGGCGATCGCGCTGGAGGAGCGCGGCAAGCTGCCGGCATGGTCGCGCGCCTGCTTCGAGAGTTATTGGGGGCGCGGCGAAGACCTCTCGCAGGACGCGGTGCTCGAAGCGATCGCGAAGCAGCAGGGCCTCGACGCGAGCTGGCTGTTCGCGCGCATCGCAGCGCCCGAAATCAAGGAGCAGCTGCGCAAGAACACCGACGAGCTGATCGCGCGCGGTGGCTTCGGCTCGCCCACGATGTACGTGAACGAGTCCGACATGTTCTTCGGCAACGACCGGCTGCCGCTCGTCGAGGCGGCGCTGAAGCGAGCGGGGTGA
- a CDS encoding C69 family dipeptidase → MCDTFVRVLPDRVLFAKNSDRDPNEAQLLEWHARRTHESGARVRCTWIEIDEARETHAVVLSRPFWMWGAEIGANEHGVTIGNEAVFTDQPYAPSGLTGMDLLRLALERAESAERAVAVIGELLETHGQGGGCGHENRAFTYHNSYLVADTRGAFVLETADKNWRAVRIGGAYAISNALTLPELAREHADPVRGRLTAADTRRACTLAAAQRAESLADLAAALRSHGPDAGDSPRYRWHNGGLNAPCVHAGGRLAASQTTASWIAELSPRGVRHFATATAAPCTSLFKPVRVSEPLDLGAAPEDRFDASTLWWRHERLHRAVSRDPTRLLPLFADERDELEAGWFASGAKIEPSAAFAEGERHLAAWTARVLDAAATAPRDARPGFVQRYWAKRDARARMPA, encoded by the coding sequence ATGTGCGACACGTTCGTGCGCGTGCTTCCCGATCGCGTGCTGTTCGCGAAGAACAGCGACCGCGATCCGAACGAGGCGCAGCTGCTCGAGTGGCACGCGCGCCGCACGCACGAGAGCGGCGCGCGCGTGCGCTGCACGTGGATCGAGATCGACGAGGCGCGCGAGACGCACGCGGTGGTGCTCTCGCGCCCGTTCTGGATGTGGGGCGCCGAGATCGGCGCGAACGAGCACGGCGTCACGATCGGCAACGAGGCCGTGTTCACGGACCAGCCGTACGCGCCGAGCGGCCTCACGGGCATGGACTTGTTACGGCTCGCGCTCGAGCGCGCGGAGTCTGCCGAGCGCGCCGTCGCCGTGATCGGCGAGCTGCTCGAGACGCACGGCCAAGGCGGCGGCTGCGGGCACGAGAATCGCGCCTTCACCTACCACAACAGCTACCTCGTCGCGGACACTCGCGGCGCGTTCGTGCTCGAAACCGCGGACAAGAATTGGCGCGCGGTGCGCATCGGCGGCGCGTACGCGATCTCGAACGCGCTCACGCTGCCCGAGCTTGCGCGCGAGCACGCCGATCCCGTGCGCGGCCGCCTCACCGCTGCCGATACACGCCGCGCGTGCACGCTCGCCGCGGCGCAGCGCGCGGAGTCGCTCGCCGATCTCGCCGCCGCGCTGCGCTCGCACGGGCCCGATGCCGGCGACTCTCCTCGCTACCGCTGGCACAACGGCGGCCTGAACGCGCCGTGCGTCCACGCGGGCGGGCGGCTCGCCGCGTCGCAGACCACGGCCTCGTGGATCGCGGAGCTCTCGCCTCGAGGGGTTAGGCACTTCGCGACTGCGACCGCCGCGCCCTGCACCTCGCTGTTCAAGCCCGTGCGCGTGAGCGAGCCGCTCGATCTCGGCGCGGCGCCCGAGGATCGCTTCGATGCGAGCACGCTCTGGTGGCGGCACGAGCGCCTGCATCGCGCCGTGTCGCGCGATCCGACGCGCCTGCTGCCGCTATTCGCAGACGAACGCGACGAGCTCGAAGCGGGATGGTTCGCGAGCGGCGCGAAGATCGAGCCGAGCGCGGCGTTCGCGGAGGGCGAACGGCACCTCGCGGCCTGGACGGCGCGCGTGCTCGACGCGGCGGCCACCGCGCCTCGCGACGCGCGGCCGGGCTTCGTGCAGCGCTATTGGGCGAAGCGCGATGCACGGGCGCGAATGCCGGCCTGA
- a CDS encoding NfeD family protein, with protein MQRVPSREALLRYAAFQLPGIALAGALSFAAWEWFAVPAWAVSAAFALWVAKDAVLARFVAHAYEPSARGGPHDLVGKRGVAETELGPHGTVRIRAERWRATCALGVDRIEAGAAVRVVEIEGLTVIVEPAG; from the coding sequence ATGCAGCGGGTTCCTTCGCGCGAGGCGCTTCTTCGGTACGCGGCGTTTCAGCTGCCGGGCATTGCACTGGCGGGTGCGCTCTCGTTCGCGGCTTGGGAGTGGTTCGCGGTGCCGGCGTGGGCGGTGAGCGCGGCGTTCGCGCTGTGGGTGGCGAAGGACGCCGTGCTCGCGCGGTTCGTGGCGCATGCGTACGAGCCGAGCGCGCGCGGCGGGCCGCACGATCTTGTGGGGAAGCGCGGGGTGGCGGAGACGGAGCTCGGGCCGCACGGGACGGTGCGCATTCGTGCGGAGCGCTGGCGCGCGACGTGCGCGCTCGGCGTAGATCGCATCGAAGCGGGCGCAGCGGTGCGCGTGGTGGAGATCGAGGGGCTGACGGTGATCGTCGAGCCGGCGGGTTGA
- a CDS encoding acyl-CoA thioesterase II, with protein MPNTKPRRSPLDKLLRLFTLDPLDRDLFLAETPKGEGRLFGGLVAAQSALAASATVPADRALHSLHAYFLRPGRHDAPIRLLVDRIRDGRSFTTRRVVAHQAGEAIFNLDASFCVHEPGVSHQDPKPAAPPPEGLPDWEDLRAEMLHDTRAKRRQAVEVRVCDPDDPSGAKQPPNKRVWLRTIEALPDDPRIHEAMFVYASDRTLLSTASRPHGLPWGKRSVASLDHAVWLHRRARFDGWILYASHSPVAHDARGLVYGAMYDASGARVASVVQEGLVRVPR; from the coding sequence GTGCCTAACACCAAGCCGCGCCGCTCCCCACTCGACAAGCTGCTGAGGCTCTTCACGCTCGACCCGCTCGACCGCGATCTCTTTCTCGCCGAGACGCCGAAGGGCGAGGGGCGCCTGTTCGGCGGGCTCGTCGCCGCGCAGTCGGCGCTCGCGGCGAGCGCGACGGTGCCGGCGGATCGCGCGCTGCACTCGCTGCACGCGTACTTCCTGCGCCCAGGGCGGCACGACGCGCCGATTCGCCTGCTCGTCGACCGCATCCGCGACGGGCGCTCGTTCACGACGCGCCGCGTGGTCGCGCATCAAGCGGGCGAGGCAATCTTCAACCTCGACGCGAGCTTCTGCGTGCACGAGCCGGGCGTCTCGCACCAAGATCCGAAGCCGGCTGCGCCGCCGCCCGAGGGCCTGCCCGATTGGGAGGATCTACGCGCGGAGATGCTGCACGACACGCGCGCGAAGCGGCGCCAGGCGGTCGAGGTGCGCGTGTGCGACCCCGACGACCCGAGCGGCGCGAAGCAGCCGCCTAACAAGCGCGTCTGGCTGCGCACGATCGAGGCTCTGCCCGACGACCCGCGCATCCACGAAGCGATGTTCGTGTACGCGAGCGACCGCACGCTGCTCTCGACCGCCTCGCGACCGCACGGCCTGCCCTGGGGCAAGCGCAGCGTCGCGAGCCTCGACCACGCGGTGTGGCTGCACCGCCGCGCGCGCTTCGACGGCTGGATCCTCTACGCCTCGCACAGCCCCGTCGCCCACGACGCGCGCGGCCTCGTCTACGGCGCGATGTACGACGCGAGCGGCGCGCGCGTCGCGTCGGTGGTGCAAGAAGGCTTGGTGCGCGTGCCGCGCTGA
- a CDS encoding PEP-CTERM sorting domain-containing protein has protein sequence MRRASASASTVRARRSCPRIRPRVRIAAIASTFASLDPPVAGARRPAPSRDSFPVGGRAARWFRKGSHSRVEWIDPSAGIRLRQYEPRLGSTAHILRASVRSRLGGAPVRSLRSLLLAVLFGLSSLSGGCGLFGIVSVSPAKNATVTTPSFTVQIVTDAGLVPGTLAATLNGVPVALSGGLGASGNQFGGNFLRTIPANTITLTLNNLPQHDSLSLAFLFAAIDSLDGTGSFPSGDFFVVSVDGVEIFNESFANALPTQVQSYVPPPGVTLARHVDLGCSGPGGFFTDSAYDMGADPVFSNIPHTASSVTITFLMQGPGNQSLDDESWAIDNLRVSVNSVPEPAALAMLGAAAAALFVRRRA, from the coding sequence ATGAGGCGCGCATCCGCCTCCGCGAGCACGGTTCGGGCGCGCCGGTCCTGCCCGAGGATCCGTCCACGCGTTCGCATCGCTGCGATCGCGAGCACTTTCGCCTCGCTCGACCCGCCGGTTGCCGGGGCCCGCAGGCCCGCTCCGTCGCGCGACTCATTCCCTGTAGGCGGCCGCGCGGCTCGATGGTTTCGCAAGGGCTCGCACTCTCGTGTGGAATGGATCGACCCGTCCGCCGGGATTCGCCTACGCCAATACGAGCCCAGACTCGGCTCGACCGCTCATATACTGCGCGCTTCCGTTCGTTCGCGTCTTGGAGGTGCCCCTGTGCGTTCGCTGCGTTCGCTGTTGCTGGCGGTCCTGTTCGGTCTCAGCTCCCTCAGCGGGGGCTGCGGGCTCTTCGGGATCGTGAGTGTGTCTCCCGCGAAGAACGCCACGGTCACGACGCCGAGCTTCACGGTGCAGATCGTGACCGACGCCGGATTGGTGCCGGGCACGCTCGCCGCCACGCTGAACGGCGTGCCAGTCGCGCTGAGTGGCGGCCTCGGTGCGAGCGGCAATCAGTTCGGTGGGAATTTCCTGCGAACGATTCCTGCGAACACGATCACCCTCACGCTGAACAACCTTCCCCAGCACGACTCGCTCTCGCTCGCGTTCCTGTTCGCCGCGATCGACTCGCTGGACGGCACCGGCTCCTTCCCGTCCGGTGACTTTTTCGTCGTGAGCGTCGACGGCGTCGAGATCTTCAACGAGTCCTTCGCGAACGCGCTGCCGACCCAAGTCCAGAGCTACGTGCCGCCGCCGGGCGTCACGCTCGCGCGCCACGTCGACCTCGGCTGCAGCGGTCCCGGCGGCTTCTTCACCGACTCCGCGTACGACATGGGGGCCGACCCGGTGTTCTCGAACATTCCCCACACCGCATCGAGCGTGACGATCACGTTCCTGATGCAAGGCCCGGGGAACCAGAGCCTCGACGACGAGTCGTGGGCGATCGACAACCTGCGCGTCAGCGTGAACAGCGTGCCCGAGCCGGCGGCGCTCGCCATGCTGGGCGCTGCCGCCGCCGCGCTGTTCGTGCGGCGCCGCGCCTGA
- a CDS encoding PspC domain-containing protein → MTHGTDEARETLRNLHRNRPERRIAGVCAALADHLELPLAVLRAAFLIGALLPSINGLVIALYLGIWFLTPPDYGARSGMDRVLDALRDLFGGDAPSSSSR, encoded by the coding sequence ATGACGCACGGAACCGACGAAGCGCGCGAAACGCTGCGCAACCTGCACCGCAACCGCCCGGAGCGGCGCATCGCCGGCGTGTGCGCCGCGCTTGCCGATCACCTCGAGCTGCCGCTCGCGGTCCTGCGCGCCGCGTTCCTGATTGGCGCGCTGCTGCCCTCGATCAACGGGCTCGTGATCGCGCTCTACCTCGGCATCTGGTTCCTGACGCCGCCCGACTACGGCGCGCGCAGCGGCATGGACCGCGTGCTCGACGCGCTGCGCGATCTCTTCGGCGGCGACGCGCCGAGCTCCTCGAGTCGCTGA
- a CDS encoding nitroreductase family protein — protein MPIDLKAADELLTTTRSVRKRLDLARPVPAELLEECIEIALQAPTGSNSQGWQFLFVTDAAKRKALADLYKKAFLPYVNRKEQPQYGEGDPRAAQRPRVLDSAHYLVEHLHEVPVHFIPLIEGRVENAPAFAQASVYGSILPAVWSFMLAARARGLGSAWTTLHLPFEKEAAELLGIPFERFTQVALLPVAWFKGETFQRAQRIPGKRLTHWDRWANHRS, from the coding sequence ATGCCGATCGATCTCAAAGCCGCAGACGAGCTTCTCACCACGACGCGCTCCGTGCGCAAGCGCCTCGATCTCGCGCGCCCGGTGCCGGCGGAGCTGCTGGAGGAGTGCATCGAGATCGCGCTGCAGGCGCCGACGGGCTCGAACTCGCAGGGCTGGCAGTTCCTGTTCGTGACCGACGCGGCGAAGCGGAAAGCGCTCGCCGATCTCTACAAGAAGGCGTTCCTCCCGTACGTGAACCGGAAGGAGCAGCCGCAGTACGGCGAGGGCGATCCGCGCGCCGCGCAGCGGCCGCGCGTGCTCGACTCCGCGCACTATCTCGTGGAGCACCTGCACGAGGTGCCCGTGCACTTCATCCCGCTGATCGAGGGGCGTGTCGAGAATGCGCCCGCGTTCGCGCAGGCCTCGGTGTACGGCTCGATCCTGCCTGCGGTGTGGTCGTTCATGCTCGCGGCCCGCGCGCGCGGGCTCGGCTCTGCCTGGACGACGCTGCACCTCCCGTTCGAGAAGGAGGCGGCGGAGCTGTTAGGGATTCCGTTCGAGCGCTTCACGCAGGTCGCGCTGCTGCCCGTCGCGTGGTTCAAGGGCGAGACGTTCCAGCGCGCCCAGCGCATTCCCGGCAAGCGCCTCACACACTGGGATCGCTGGGCCAACCACCGGAGCTAG